The Saccharomonospora glauca K62 genome has a segment encoding these proteins:
- a CDS encoding WhiB family transcriptional regulator translates to MEYDYSDWRIHAYCRDTDPDGLFVRGAEQNRAKLVCMGCPVRTECLAEALDNRIDFGVWGGMTERERRALLRRRPEVSSWRALLESAKREYEPAQRVS, encoded by the coding sequence ATGGAGTACGACTACTCGGATTGGCGCATCCATGCTTACTGCAGGGACACCGATCCCGACGGTCTGTTCGTGCGGGGAGCCGAGCAGAATCGGGCGAAGCTGGTTTGCATGGGTTGTCCGGTCCGCACGGAATGTCTGGCGGAGGCGCTGGATAACCGTATCGACTTCGGCGTCTGGGGAGGGATGACCGAACGCGAGCGCCGTGCGTTGTTGCGCCGGAGACCGGAAGTGTCGAGCTGGCGTGCTCTGCTCGAATCGGCCAAAAGGGAGTACGAGCCCGCGCAGCGCGTCTCCTGA
- a CDS encoding transglycosylase domain-containing protein, which produces MSIRSGLFKLLGLCLLAGVLVAGIMFPVVGAAGVISNQASETVESMSSSLADEPPPLVTTLTDREGKPFATLYEQYRIPTTSDQISEAMKWAIISVEDRRFYDHHGVDWKGTLRAAISNSSGGDMQGASTLTQQYVKNYLINVTYRGDELGQQKAQEASLARKLKEARIAIQLETKMTKEEILTGYLNVVEFSRQIYGVGAAAQAYFGTTAAELNVPQSALLAAMVNNPAVLDPWNNPEKAKERRNFVLDKMVENRKLAKEDAEKFKEEPLGVLPGGPDKPASTCVSADPAFGFFCQYVEDHLVEDLGMDKDDLYTGGYVIRTTMDRKATLEAKKAAEEEVRKDEPNVANTLSVIKPGKDSHEVVALVANKDYGTDSAAGQTVYGLPYEVFNVTGAGSSFKIFTAAAAMEQKKYGIFDTVPVPNFHVSPVFNWGGEHCPTRPSGVRTYCVSNASDGADTSMSLQDALAKSPNTTFVILEEETGMGPVVEMASKLGLRKTMASRPADGRQPDPDHEKPEYSMSQKEFYGPNELAPNGRGMFTLGASPVSGLELANVAATIMSGGVWCSPTPVLEVNDRAGKPFPVKEPECEQVVPEELANTLAVGLSKDTQPGGTAASAAAAAGWDRPMIGKTGTTQFQGSAAFVGATPQLAAAAMVFRPDIPYGGLSYGGPGNVHATANGNMFGGMTPAQTWFRAMKPIMADLPPEPLPQPDPAYTKMR; this is translated from the coding sequence GTGAGTATCCGGAGCGGTCTGTTCAAGCTACTGGGTCTGTGCCTGCTCGCCGGTGTCCTTGTCGCAGGGATTATGTTCCCCGTCGTCGGAGCGGCCGGCGTGATCTCCAATCAGGCCAGCGAGACGGTGGAGTCGATGTCGTCCAGCCTCGCCGACGAACCACCACCCCTGGTCACGACCCTGACCGACCGGGAAGGCAAACCGTTCGCCACCCTGTACGAGCAGTACCGCATCCCCACGACGTCGGACCAGATCTCCGAGGCGATGAAATGGGCGATCATCTCCGTGGAGGACCGGCGTTTCTACGATCACCACGGAGTGGACTGGAAAGGGACACTCCGGGCGGCGATCAGTAACTCTTCCGGCGGAGATATGCAGGGCGCGTCCACGCTGACGCAGCAGTACGTCAAAAACTATTTGATCAACGTCACCTATCGGGGTGACGAACTCGGGCAACAGAAAGCACAGGAAGCGTCGCTGGCCCGGAAGTTGAAAGAAGCTCGAATCGCCATTCAGCTCGAAACGAAGATGACGAAGGAGGAAATCCTCACCGGATACCTCAACGTCGTCGAGTTCTCGCGCCAGATCTACGGTGTCGGCGCCGCGGCCCAGGCGTACTTCGGCACGACCGCCGCGGAGCTGAACGTCCCCCAGTCGGCGTTGCTGGCCGCCATGGTGAACAACCCGGCCGTGCTGGACCCGTGGAACAACCCGGAGAAAGCGAAGGAACGGCGCAACTTCGTGCTCGACAAAATGGTCGAGAACCGCAAGCTGGCGAAGGAGGACGCCGAGAAATTCAAGGAGGAGCCGCTGGGCGTGCTGCCCGGTGGTCCGGACAAGCCCGCCTCCACGTGCGTCAGCGCGGACCCGGCGTTCGGCTTCTTCTGCCAGTACGTCGAGGACCACCTGGTCGAGGACCTCGGCATGGACAAAGACGACCTCTACACGGGCGGCTACGTCATCCGCACGACGATGGACCGGAAGGCCACCCTGGAGGCCAAGAAGGCCGCGGAGGAGGAGGTCCGCAAGGACGAGCCCAACGTCGCCAACACGTTGTCCGTGATCAAGCCGGGCAAGGACAGCCACGAGGTGGTCGCGCTCGTGGCCAACAAGGACTACGGCACGGACAGCGCCGCGGGCCAGACCGTCTACGGCTTGCCCTACGAGGTCTTCAACGTCACCGGCGCGGGCTCCAGCTTCAAGATCTTCACCGCGGCGGCGGCGATGGAGCAGAAGAAGTACGGCATCTTCGACACCGTCCCGGTGCCGAACTTCCACGTCTCGCCCGTGTTCAACTGGGGTGGCGAGCACTGCCCGACGCGCCCCTCCGGGGTCCGGACCTACTGCGTGTCGAACGCCAGCGACGGGGCCGACACCTCGATGTCGCTGCAGGACGCGCTGGCGAAGTCCCCCAACACGACGTTCGTCATCCTCGAGGAGGAGACCGGGATGGGGCCGGTCGTCGAGATGGCCAGCAAGTTGGGGCTGCGCAAGACGATGGCGTCGAGACCCGCTGACGGGAGGCAGCCCGACCCCGACCACGAGAAGCCCGAGTACAGCATGAGCCAGAAGGAGTTCTACGGCCCGAACGAGCTGGCTCCGAACGGACGCGGCATGTTCACGCTCGGCGCCAGCCCCGTCAGCGGGCTGGAGCTGGCCAACGTCGCCGCGACGATCATGAGTGGCGGAGTGTGGTGCTCCCCGACCCCGGTCCTGGAGGTCAACGACCGGGCCGGTAAGCCGTTCCCGGTCAAGGAGCCGGAGTGCGAGCAGGTCGTGCCGGAGGAGCTGGCCAACACCCTCGCCGTCGGGCTGAGCAAGGACACCCAGCCCGGCGGGACGGCGGCGAGTGCCGCGGCCGCGGCGGGCTGGGACCGCCCGATGATCGGTAAGACCGGGACGACCCAGTTCCAGGGTTCGGCCGCGTTCGTCGGCGCCACCCCGCAGCTCGCCGCCGCGGCCATGGTCTTCCGTCCCGACATCCCGTACGGCGGACTGTCCTACGGCGGACCCGGCAACGTCCACGCCACGGCCAACGGCAACATGTTCGGTGGGATGACTCCCGCTCAGACCTGGTTCCGCGCCATGAAACCGATCATGGCGGACCTGCCTCCGGAGCCGTTGCCGCAGCCCGATCCGGCCTACACGAAGATGCGGTGA
- a CDS encoding metallophosphoesterase, translating to MKRLVTGTAALAVATLGYAIGIERRHWTLRTAELPVLAPDARPIRVLHVSDLHMLPGQKSKQEWVAELDRLNPDLVVNTGDNLAHPQAVPAVLRALGPLLNRPGLFVFGSNDYYAPKPKNPARYLMPKGKKKRIHGAHLPWRDLRAAFVERGWLDLTHVRRTLTVAGQRVFAAGVDDPHLRRDRYTDITGTPDRQAVLRLGVTHSPEPRVLDSFAADGYDLVLAGHTHGGQLRVPGIGALVTNCELDRSRARGASRWGADMWLHVSAGLGTSPYAPARFACPPEATLLTLVPRGSRRSEAESPARRRAASNVR from the coding sequence ATGAAACGCCTCGTGACGGGGACGGCGGCGCTGGCCGTCGCGACCCTCGGTTACGCCATCGGCATCGAACGACGCCACTGGACACTCCGCACCGCGGAGCTGCCCGTGCTCGCCCCCGATGCCCGCCCCATCCGGGTGCTGCACGTGTCCGACCTGCACATGTTGCCGGGGCAGAAGTCCAAGCAGGAGTGGGTGGCCGAGCTCGACCGGCTCAACCCCGACCTGGTGGTCAACACCGGTGACAACCTCGCGCACCCGCAGGCCGTTCCCGCCGTGTTGCGTGCGCTCGGCCCGCTGTTGAACCGTCCGGGGCTGTTCGTGTTCGGCAGCAACGACTACTACGCGCCGAAACCCAAAAACCCCGCGCGCTACCTCATGCCGAAGGGCAAGAAGAAGCGCATCCACGGTGCTCACCTGCCGTGGCGCGACCTTCGGGCGGCGTTCGTCGAGCGCGGGTGGCTCGACCTCACGCACGTGCGGCGCACGCTCACGGTCGCCGGACAGCGCGTGTTCGCGGCGGGGGTGGACGACCCGCACCTGCGGCGCGACCGCTACACCGACATCACCGGCACGCCCGACCGGCAGGCGGTGTTGCGGCTCGGCGTGACCCACTCGCCGGAGCCGCGCGTCCTCGACTCTTTCGCTGCCGACGGCTACGACCTGGTGCTCGCGGGCCACACCCACGGTGGCCAGCTTCGGGTCCCCGGCATCGGCGCGTTGGTCACCAACTGCGAGCTGGACCGGTCGCGCGCGCGGGGCGCATCCCGCTGGGGCGCGGACATGTGGCTGCACGTCTCGGCCGGACTGGGCACGTCACCCTACGCACCCGCCCGGTTCGCCTGCCCGCCGGAGGCCACCCTGTTGACGCTGGTCCCGAGGGGTTCGCGGCGCTCGGAGGCCGAAAGTCCGGCCCGGCGTCGAGCCGCCAGCAACGTCCGCTAA
- a CDS encoding class I SAM-dependent methyltransferase yields MNQGQAGHANFLLPLLRPGMRVLAVGCVLPGHRGDIGLTTSLSTATHPLHVVGLDTDVEGLRQARRASELAAVSTIDFAASDPTALAVRSESVDVVYAHGLLDRVREPRRVLAEFARVLRPGGLLALSTPDWSRTRVKPRTANVDAALRGWTMLRRREGGDPAAGKHVEDWVRFAGFRDIRSRARFHAGTDYRQLARTIESELAEALSDSGDYMDPQLASAARSAWMWVRGGQGEVSQCWVETVAVR; encoded by the coding sequence GTGAATCAGGGGCAGGCGGGTCACGCGAACTTCCTGTTGCCGTTGTTGCGGCCGGGGATGCGGGTGCTCGCCGTCGGCTGCGTTCTTCCGGGGCACCGCGGTGACATCGGGCTGACGACGAGTCTGAGCACGGCCACGCATCCACTTCACGTCGTCGGGCTGGACACCGACGTCGAAGGGCTGCGGCAAGCGCGGCGGGCGAGCGAGCTGGCCGCCGTGTCCACCATCGATTTCGCCGCCTCCGATCCCACGGCCCTGGCCGTGCGCTCGGAGTCGGTCGACGTGGTCTACGCCCACGGACTGCTGGATCGCGTCCGGGAGCCCAGACGCGTGCTCGCCGAGTTCGCCAGGGTGCTGAGACCCGGTGGCCTGCTGGCGCTGTCGACGCCGGACTGGAGCCGCACCAGGGTCAAGCCGAGGACCGCCAACGTCGACGCGGCGTTGCGCGGGTGGACCATGCTGCGGCGGCGCGAGGGCGGCGATCCGGCGGCGGGTAAGCACGTCGAGGACTGGGTGCGGTTCGCGGGGTTCCGCGACATCCGCTCGCGGGCCCGTTTCCACGCGGGCACGGACTACCGGCAGTTGGCCCGGACCATCGAGAGCGAGCTCGCCGAGGCACTGAGTGACTCGGGCGACTACATGGACCCGCAGCTCGCGAGTGCCGCCCGTTCGGCGTGGATGTGGGTGCGCGGTGGACAGGGCGAGGTCAGTCAGTGCTGGGTGGAGACGGTGGCCGTGCGGTGA
- a CDS encoding S9 family peptidase — translation MSTQHPSPRVPETLFGDPEAEARWRARFSAPRVSLPGWALDAPDASLYVSNASGVWEIYAWDRSTDTHRQVTDRPNGTMHGTLSPDGEWIWWFDDTDGDEFGSWVREPFAGGAAPEPALPDVPAGYPAGLGLGHRVCAVGVSTDDGSSLYLHRDGRTERFYASEHDAEVAALSRDERLLAIGHSEHGDSRHPALRVVSCDGFDVVAEKWDGEGKGLTALAFSPRPGDSRLLVQHERHEREELLIWDVEADTETELHIDLPGEITGDWYPDADALLIAQFDKGRTRLYRYDLDTATLTSLDSRPGYVGGAAVRPDGSVEYVWSNAAEPPLVRVREPGGEDRVLITPPGERAPGSRPVTDQFVAGPGGDVHALISTPEDGTRPLPTVFLLHGGPHSADEDRFSAYRAVWLDAGFAVVEVNYRGSTGYGSAWRDAIEGRPGLTELEDVAAVHDWAVESGLSDPDRCVVAGASWGGYLTLLALGTQPQRWAAGVAGVPVADYVTAYADEMEPLRAFDRALFGGSPSEVPEVYEKCSPITYVDNVRAPVLVLAGDNDPRCPIRQIENYLDRLAQRKADYAFYRYDAGHGSLVVAETVKQTAIEVDFARRAVGLS, via the coding sequence GTGAGCACACAACATCCGAGCCCCCGAGTTCCCGAGACGTTGTTCGGAGATCCCGAAGCGGAGGCCCGTTGGAGGGCCCGGTTCAGCGCGCCTCGCGTGTCGCTGCCGGGCTGGGCGCTCGACGCCCCCGACGCGAGTCTCTACGTCTCCAACGCGAGCGGCGTGTGGGAGATCTACGCCTGGGACCGTTCCACCGACACGCACCGGCAGGTCACCGACCGCCCCAACGGCACCATGCACGGCACGCTGTCGCCCGACGGTGAGTGGATCTGGTGGTTCGACGACACCGACGGCGACGAGTTCGGCTCGTGGGTGCGGGAGCCGTTCGCGGGTGGGGCGGCTCCCGAACCGGCCCTGCCCGACGTTCCCGCGGGCTACCCGGCGGGGCTGGGGCTCGGACACCGGGTGTGCGCGGTCGGCGTGTCGACCGACGACGGCAGCTCCCTATACCTGCACCGGGACGGTCGGACGGAGCGGTTCTACGCCAGCGAGCACGACGCCGAGGTGGCCGCCCTGTCGCGGGACGAACGGCTACTGGCCATCGGGCACTCCGAGCACGGTGACTCCCGCCACCCCGCGCTGCGAGTGGTGTCGTGCGACGGGTTCGACGTCGTGGCGGAGAAGTGGGACGGCGAGGGCAAGGGACTCACCGCCCTCGCGTTCTCCCCGCGCCCCGGCGACTCGCGGCTCCTCGTGCAGCACGAGCGACACGAGCGCGAGGAGCTGCTGATCTGGGACGTCGAGGCGGACACGGAGACCGAGCTCCACATCGACCTGCCGGGCGAGATCACCGGCGACTGGTACCCCGACGCCGACGCCCTGCTGATCGCCCAGTTCGACAAGGGACGCACGAGGTTGTACCGGTACGACCTCGACACGGCGACGTTGACCTCGCTCGACTCCCGGCCCGGATACGTCGGGGGCGCGGCGGTGCGGCCCGACGGCTCCGTGGAGTACGTGTGGTCGAACGCCGCCGAACCGCCGCTCGTGCGCGTCCGCGAGCCAGGTGGCGAGGACCGCGTCCTGATCACACCGCCCGGAGAACGGGCGCCGGGGTCCCGCCCGGTCACCGACCAGTTCGTGGCCGGCCCCGGCGGCGACGTGCACGCCCTGATCTCGACCCCCGAGGACGGCACGCGCCCGCTGCCCACGGTGTTCCTGCTGCACGGTGGCCCGCACTCGGCCGACGAGGACCGCTTCTCCGCCTACCGCGCGGTGTGGCTGGACGCGGGCTTCGCCGTCGTGGAGGTGAACTACCGCGGTTCGACCGGCTACGGGTCGGCGTGGCGCGACGCCATCGAGGGCAGGCCCGGTCTGACGGAGCTGGAGGACGTCGCGGCGGTGCACGACTGGGCCGTCGAGTCGGGACTCTCCGATCCCGACCGGTGTGTGGTCGCGGGCGCATCGTGGGGCGGGTACCTGACCCTGCTGGCCCTGGGAACCCAACCGCAACGCTGGGCCGCGGGGGTGGCCGGCGTGCCGGTGGCCGACTACGTCACCGCCTACGCCGACGAGATGGAGCCGCTGCGGGCGTTCGACCGCGCGTTGTTCGGCGGCTCGCCGTCGGAGGTGCCCGAGGTGTACGAGAAGTGCTCACCGATCACCTACGTCGACAACGTCAGGGCACCGGTGCTCGTGCTGGCGGGCGACAACGACCCGCGCTGCCCCATCCGGCAGATCGAGAACTACCTCGACCGGCTCGCGCAACGGAAGGCCGACTACGCGTTCTACCGCTACGACGCCGGGCACGGCTCGCTCGTCGTGGCCGAGACCGTCAAACAGACGGCCATCGAGGTCGACTTCGCACGGCGCGCGGTCGGCCTCTCCTGA
- a CDS encoding Dps family protein has translation MANSPIKSPLKESDKELTASVLQSTLVDLIDLSLIAKQAHWNVVGRNFRSVHLQLDELTSAAREFVDSVAERANAIGVSPNGKAKTVMESSGLPEYPDNWQTTDLTVDKIVEILDRLIQRMRVRIDETDKSDLVTQDLLIEITQELEKQHWMWQAQKA, from the coding sequence ATGGCGAACTCGCCCATCAAGAGCCCGCTCAAGGAGAGTGACAAGGAGCTGACGGCGAGCGTCCTGCAGTCGACCCTCGTCGACCTCATCGATCTGAGCTTGATCGCCAAGCAGGCGCACTGGAACGTTGTCGGCCGTAACTTCCGCAGCGTGCACCTTCAGCTCGACGAACTCACCTCGGCGGCCCGTGAGTTCGTCGACTCCGTGGCCGAGAGGGCCAACGCCATCGGGGTGTCGCCGAACGGCAAGGCGAAGACGGTGATGGAGAGCTCCGGACTGCCGGAGTACCCGGACAACTGGCAGACCACGGACCTGACCGTCGACAAGATCGTCGAGATCCTCGACCGGCTGATCCAACGCATGCGAGTTCGGATCGACGAGACGGACAAGAGCGATCTCGTCACCCAGGACCTGTTGATCGAGATCACCCAGGAGCTGGAGAAACAGCACTGGATGTGGCAGGCGCAGAAGGCCTGA
- a CDS encoding NADPH-dependent FMN reductase — protein sequence MTATRTIRVLGLGGSLRNGSQSERALRLALAGAEEAGAVTTALTGEALRLPFYDAGVSERSELAVRLVEAVREADGVIVVSPGYHGALSGLVKNALDYIEDLREDSRPYLHGRAVGLIAVAHGWQAAVTTLNQMRTIAHALRGWPTPLGGAVNSAEVKFDEVGGASEQKVENNLRLIGRQVTEFALAQLAAGFADPTDG from the coding sequence GTGACAGCGACACGTACGATCCGAGTCCTCGGACTCGGCGGTTCTCTTCGTAACGGCTCGCAGTCCGAGCGGGCTTTGCGGCTTGCTCTGGCGGGTGCCGAAGAAGCCGGAGCCGTGACCACGGCCCTGACCGGTGAGGCCTTACGGCTGCCCTTCTACGACGCCGGGGTGAGCGAACGCAGCGAACTCGCGGTGCGGCTCGTGGAAGCCGTCCGCGAGGCAGACGGCGTGATCGTCGTGTCGCCCGGCTACCACGGGGCGCTGTCCGGGCTGGTCAAGAACGCGCTGGACTACATCGAGGACCTCCGGGAGGACTCCCGGCCGTACCTGCACGGTCGCGCCGTGGGACTGATCGCCGTGGCGCACGGGTGGCAGGCGGCCGTCACGACGTTGAATCAGATGCGCACGATCGCGCATGCCCTGCGGGGCTGGCCCACCCCCCTCGGCGGAGCCGTGAACTCCGCGGAGGTGAAGTTCGACGAGGTGGGCGGCGCCTCCGAGCAGAAGGTCGAGAACAATCTGCGCCTCATCGGCCGTCAGGTGACCGAGTTCGCCCTCGCGCAGCTCGCCGCGGGTTTCGCCGACCCCACGGACGGGTAG
- a CDS encoding alpha/beta hydrolase codes for MALPAHIRIQAAGAQLLYALPRPLRRLVAGRPVRIDGQELSLDAQLLLRLQRLSGTSLVQGSVERSRKSLDLSRHLVSGPPVQPVLTREVAIPAPHGEIPATLYTPEGLPTGSGLLVFYHGGGWVVGSRRSHDNVARFLAKHAGVRVLSVEYRLAPEHPFPAAQEDALTAFDFAHEKAGDLGADPRRVAVGGDSAGGNLAAVTAQVTTRRGGPSPAFQLLLYPGVDATRHRRSRELFADGFFLTDEHMTWFIDHYAPAGVDRSDPALSPLLAEDFSGLPPAYVATAGFDPLRDEGEAYAAKLADAGVPVALSRQSDLIHGYANFLGVGRRFREALAEAAGALRVGLSHPASE; via the coding sequence ATGGCGCTACCCGCCCACATCCGCATCCAGGCCGCCGGTGCTCAACTGCTCTACGCGCTTCCCCGTCCGTTGCGTCGTCTCGTCGCGGGACGTCCCGTCCGCATCGACGGACAGGAACTCTCCCTCGACGCGCAGCTCCTGCTGCGACTCCAGCGGTTGTCCGGCACCTCGCTCGTCCAGGGGTCGGTCGAGCGGTCCAGGAAGTCCCTCGACCTCTCCCGGCACCTCGTGAGCGGTCCACCCGTACAACCCGTGCTCACGCGTGAAGTGGCCATTCCCGCACCGCACGGGGAGATCCCGGCAACCCTCTACACGCCGGAGGGCCTGCCCACCGGGTCGGGCCTGCTCGTCTTCTACCACGGCGGCGGTTGGGTGGTCGGATCACGGCGGAGCCACGACAACGTCGCGCGGTTCCTCGCCAAGCATGCCGGGGTCCGGGTGCTGTCGGTGGAGTACCGTCTCGCCCCCGAACACCCGTTCCCGGCGGCACAGGAGGACGCGCTGACGGCGTTCGACTTCGCGCACGAGAAGGCCGGGGACCTCGGAGCCGACCCGCGACGCGTGGCGGTGGGCGGCGACAGCGCGGGCGGCAACCTGGCCGCGGTCACCGCCCAGGTGACCACCCGACGCGGCGGTCCCTCGCCCGCGTTCCAACTCCTGCTCTACCCCGGCGTGGACGCCACCCGGCACCGCCGGTCGCGCGAGCTGTTCGCCGACGGGTTCTTCCTCACCGACGAGCACATGACCTGGTTCATCGACCACTACGCACCCGCCGGTGTGGACCGTTCCGATCCCGCCCTGTCCCCGCTGCTGGCCGAGGACTTCTCGGGACTGCCACCCGCCTACGTGGCGACGGCGGGATTCGACCCGCTGCGCGACGAGGGCGAGGCCTACGCGGCCAAGCTCGCCGACGCTGGCGTACCCGTGGCGTTGTCCCGGCAGTCCGACCTCATCCACGGGTACGCGAACTTCCTCGGCGTCGGACGGCGCTTCCGGGAAGCACTGGCCGAGGCGGCGGGGGCCCTGCGGGTGGGACTGAGCCACCCGGCCTCCGAGTAG
- a CDS encoding ferredoxin, with translation MRIVADTDRCVGAGQCVLTESAVFDQNDDDGTVVVLVERPTGEQLENVRQAVELCPGRALSLVED, from the coding sequence ATGCGTATCGTCGCGGACACCGACCGCTGTGTGGGAGCGGGACAGTGCGTGCTGACCGAATCCGCCGTGTTCGACCAGAACGACGACGACGGCACGGTCGTCGTCCTGGTCGAGCGGCCGACTGGTGAGCAGCTGGAGAACGTGCGCCAGGCCGTGGAGCTTTGTCCGGGACGGGCACTTTCCCTCGTCGAGGACTAG
- a CDS encoding cytochrome P450, whose amino-acid sequence MTAQLPETLPITRSCPYEPPEEHRRLQREAPVSRVMLPSGDTAWVLTRHADIRAMLTDPRFSSDRSNPNSPRLVAGQRLENVNFRLSLLDMDPPEHGPARRAVVGEFTVKRLAALRPRIQQIVDDHIDAMLAGPRPTDLVTSLSLPVPSLVICELLGVPYSDHEFFQTHSSRLITRTTAPEERLRSLTELRDYLDNLIAEKEKAPADDLLSRQLGKWNDREELVRLAFLLLIAGHETTANMISLGTLAFLEHPESIRKIRENPTTLDSAVEELLRYFTIAEFAVSRVAVADVEIGGVLIRKGEGVLPLTNVGNRDPEVFDRPDEFDVERGARHHLAFGFGAHQCLGQNLARMELRIVFDTLFRRVPGLRPAVPREELPFKDHAAVYGIHEFPVTWED is encoded by the coding sequence ATGACCGCTCAGCTTCCCGAGACCCTGCCCATCACCCGCTCCTGTCCGTACGAGCCGCCGGAGGAACACCGCCGCTTGCAGCGGGAAGCGCCGGTTTCGCGGGTCATGCTGCCGAGCGGTGACACGGCGTGGGTGCTGACCCGGCACGCGGACATCCGGGCGATGTTGACGGACCCGCGGTTCAGCTCCGACCGCAGCAATCCGAACTCCCCGCGATTGGTGGCGGGGCAACGACTGGAGAATGTCAACTTCCGCTTGTCCCTGCTCGACATGGACCCGCCGGAGCACGGCCCGGCGCGGCGCGCTGTGGTCGGCGAGTTCACCGTGAAGCGCCTGGCCGCCCTGCGTCCCCGAATCCAGCAGATCGTCGACGACCACATCGACGCCATGCTCGCCGGCCCGCGTCCGACCGATCTGGTGACGTCGTTGTCGCTGCCCGTGCCGTCCCTGGTGATCTGCGAACTGCTCGGGGTCCCCTACTCCGATCACGAGTTCTTCCAGACCCATTCCTCCCGCTTGATCACCAGGACCACCGCACCGGAGGAACGCCTGCGGTCGCTCACCGAATTGCGCGACTACCTCGACAACTTGATAGCGGAGAAGGAGAAGGCTCCGGCCGACGATCTGCTCAGCCGTCAGCTCGGCAAGTGGAACGACCGCGAGGAACTGGTCAGGCTCGCGTTCCTGCTGCTCATCGCCGGGCACGAGACCACGGCCAACATGATCTCGCTGGGAACCCTGGCGTTTTTGGAGCATCCCGAGAGCATCCGGAAGATTCGCGAGAACCCGACGACGCTGGACTCCGCGGTCGAGGAATTGCTGCGTTACTTCACCATCGCCGAGTTCGCGGTCTCGCGGGTCGCCGTGGCCGACGTGGAGATCGGGGGCGTGCTGATCCGCAAGGGCGAGGGCGTGCTGCCGCTCACCAACGTCGGCAATCGCGACCCGGAGGTGTTCGACCGCCCCGACGAGTTCGACGTCGAACGCGGCGCGCGGCACCACCTGGCGTTCGGTTTCGGCGCTCACCAGTGCCTCGGCCAGAACCTCGCTCGGATGGAACTGCGGATCGTGTTCGACACGTTGTTCCGGCGCGTCCCCGGACTGCGTCCGGCCGTACCGCGCGAGGAGCTGCCGTTCAAGGACCACGCCGCCGTCTACGGCATTCACGAATTCCCCGTCACCTGGGAGGACTAG
- a CDS encoding TetR/AcrR family transcriptional regulator, whose protein sequence is MVAGPEVKLRADARRNLGQILAAARTVFAETGPDVPMEEIARRAGVGVGTLYRRFPDREALVRAVARESLSDVAAEARRAVEESSSAWAALVRLLRHSRQLHVLAQLTLLSSRTREMLCDDAEARRSYREVLTTLREIVNAAQREGTLRDDVGAGDIAVVFSLLLKQTPATHTSDLPALERAFGLMLDGLRARTGTPLPGRPITEEDLLAEETRGS, encoded by the coding sequence ATGGTGGCTGGTCCGGAGGTCAAACTCCGTGCCGACGCGCGCCGTAACCTCGGCCAGATCCTCGCCGCCGCCCGCACGGTGTTCGCCGAGACCGGACCCGACGTGCCGATGGAGGAGATCGCGCGGCGAGCCGGAGTCGGGGTGGGCACGCTCTACCGGCGCTTCCCCGATCGGGAGGCGCTCGTCCGCGCCGTCGCCCGCGAAAGCCTGAGCGACGTCGCCGCGGAGGCCCGCCGCGCCGTCGAGGAGTCCTCCTCCGCCTGGGCCGCGCTGGTGCGGCTGCTCCGGCATTCCCGGCAGCTGCACGTGCTCGCACAGCTCACGCTGCTGTCCTCCCGAACCAGGGAGATGCTGTGCGACGACGCCGAGGCTCGCCGGTCGTACCGCGAGGTCCTGACGACCCTGCGCGAGATCGTGAACGCGGCCCAGCGGGAAGGCACGCTGCGCGACGACGTGGGGGCCGGTGACATAGCGGTGGTGTTCTCGCTGCTGCTCAAGCAGACGCCCGCCACGCACACCTCGGACCTCCCGGCCCTCGAACGGGCCTTCGGCCTCATGCTCGACGGCCTCCGGGCCCGCACCGGAACGCCCCTACCCGGCCGTCCCATCACCGAGGAGGACCTGCTGGCCGAGGAAACCCGTGGGAGCTGA